The Teredinibacter sp. KSP-S5-2 genome includes a window with the following:
- the pspF gene encoding phage shock protein operon transcriptional activator, with protein MPIYSKTQVFGQSTPYLDCLSHASQLAELDRPVLILGERGSGKELIAERMHFLSPRWEEPFLKLNCAALTESLVESSLFGHEAGAFTGAQKSHEGYFERVQSGTLFLDEIATLSLRVQEKLLRVLEYGEFERIGGNKVLHTNGRIVAATHADIQSMANNNEFRHDLLDRLAFDVVHVPPLRNRDTDVLLLAEHFALSFVSQLSWEYFPGFSERAKSTLINYSWPGNVRELKNAIERSLFRWGTPTQEVEEIIIDPFASPWDTDQHKNTPNTPKTSSEDKEETNSLKDFKTLRLRWELEQLEKAMKKCRNHQGKAAAALSLSYDQFRAIWRKRNQINNTPANTDD; from the coding sequence ATGCCTATTTACTCCAAAACCCAAGTTTTTGGCCAAAGCACCCCTTATCTCGACTGCCTGTCCCACGCATCGCAACTGGCCGAATTGGATCGCCCGGTCCTCATTCTCGGTGAGCGCGGCAGCGGTAAAGAACTAATCGCCGAGCGCATGCACTTTCTCTCACCACGATGGGAAGAACCGTTTCTCAAGTTAAATTGCGCCGCTTTGACCGAATCATTGGTCGAGTCCAGTCTTTTCGGACACGAAGCCGGTGCCTTTACCGGCGCTCAGAAGAGTCACGAAGGTTATTTCGAACGCGTGCAATCAGGCACCCTGTTTCTGGACGAAATCGCAACTCTTTCTCTGCGTGTACAGGAAAAGCTCCTAAGAGTTTTAGAGTATGGAGAGTTTGAACGCATTGGTGGTAACAAGGTATTGCATACCAACGGCAGAATCGTCGCCGCCACTCACGCAGATATCCAATCCATGGCGAACAACAACGAATTCAGACATGACCTGCTGGATAGGCTTGCCTTCGACGTAGTTCATGTCCCCCCATTGAGAAACAGAGATACTGACGTCCTGCTATTAGCCGAACACTTTGCTTTAAGCTTTGTTTCACAATTGTCTTGGGAGTATTTCCCCGGGTTTAGCGAACGAGCAAAAAGCACACTTATTAATTACAGTTGGCCGGGCAATGTGCGCGAACTAAAAAATGCTATTGAACGCTCATTGTTTCGCTGGGGAACACCAACACAAGAAGTAGAGGAAATCATCATTGATCCTTTTGCTTCTCCCTGGGATACCGATCAGCATAAAAATACACCAAACACTCCCAAGACCAGCTCAGAAGATAAAGAAGAAACAAATAGCCTCAAGGATTTTAAAACACTAAGGCTTCGTTGGGAGTTGGAACAACTTGAGAAAGCGATGAAAAAGTGTCGCAATCATCAGGGAAAGGCGGCCGCAGCACTGTCTTTAAGCTACGACCAGTTTCGCGCGATCTGGAGAAAACGAAATCAGATAAACAACACACCCGCCAATACAGACGACTAA